From a region of the Salvelinus alpinus chromosome 2, SLU_Salpinus.1, whole genome shotgun sequence genome:
- the LOC139567692 gene encoding E3 ubiquitin-protein ligase RNF135-like isoform X1 — MALLLEELLTDIGKCLTCSICFDIFTDPVTLTCGHSYCMKCLEDCLRGQAKTKKDCPDCRGKIRPGFKLHKNVTLCNIVNVHYEHKRFVSTEEFTNAHEMEADFKEDKAEECVASHSQQTDINRQFELGSTIQQQQMEDPVVINDTSSEVTDDRCPDVPASHDGRVQELPISPPSNDRHRAEAGFAPPPHPLPGVSFSWLTFNPALGHRRLTFIPKEHRVVTKTTSSACQNGRFDISQWMAEQEFSEGCHYWDVDTSASVGWAVGVSYPSIGRGDQLGRTANSWCLEWSRNKLCYWHDNIEEFIKHGCPSIIRLALDVTNGTLSFYSLSDSQTLLHCVEEGFTEPVRPVFWLFGLKVNNALSFPPCVS; from the exons ATGGCGTTGCTACTTGAAGAACTTCTTACAGATATAGGAAAATGTCTCACATGTTCAATATGCTTTGACATTTTCACTGATCCAGTGACTTTAACTTGTGGCCACAGTTATTGTATGAAATGTTTAGAGGATTGTCTACGTGGACAAGCGAAGACGAAGAAGGATTGTCCCGATTGCAGAGGAAAAATTCGACCAGGTTTTAAACTGCATAAAAATGTTACACTTTGTAACATCGTGAATGTTCACTATGAACATAAACGTTTTGTATCCACTGAAGAATTTACAAATGCACATGAAATGGAAGCG GACTTCAAAGAGGATAAAGCTGAAGAATGTGTGGCCTCACACTCACAACAGACTGATATCAACAGACAATTTGAGCTGGGAAGTACTATTCAACAGCAACAG ATGGAGGACCCTGTTGTTATAAATGACACAAGCTCAGAAGTGACTGATGACAGGTGTCCTGATGTCCCAGCCTCCCATGATGGTCGTGTTCAGGAGTTACCCATCTCCCCTCCCTCAAATGACAGACACAGGGCTGAAG CAGGCTTTGCCCCTCCACCCCATCCCCTGCCTGGGGTCAGCTTCTCCTGGCTCACCTTCAACCCAGCCCTAGGCCACAGGCGCCTGACCTTCATACCCAAAGAGCACAGAGTGGTGACCAAGACGACGTCCTCCGCATGCCAAAACGGCCGCTTTGACATCAGCCAGTGGATGGCGGAGCAGGAGTTCAGTGAAGGCTGCCACTATTGGGATGTAGATACGTCAGCGAGCGTGGGCTGGGCCGTCGGGGTTTCCTACCCCAGCATCGGCCGCGGAGATCAGCTGGGTCGCACAGCCAACTCCTGGTGCCTGGAGTGGAGCAGGAACAAGCTGTGCTACTGGCACGATAACATAGAGGAGTTTATCAAACATGGCTGCCCCAGTATCATTAGACTTGCTCTGGATGTGACGAATGGGACCTTGTCATTTTATAGCCTGTCTGACAGTCAGACTCTGCTGCATTGTGTGGAGGAGGGATTCACAGAGCCAGTGAGGCCAGTGTTCTGGCTGTTTGGGCTGAAGGTAAACAATGCTTTGTCCTTTCCTCCTTGCGTGTCATAA
- the LOC139567692 gene encoding E3 ubiquitin-protein ligase RNF135-like isoform X2: MALLLEELLTDIGKCLTCSICFDIFTDPVTLTCGHSYCMKCLEDCLRGQAKTKKDCPDCRGKIRPGFKLHKNVTLCNIVNVHYEHKRFVSTEEFTNAHEMEADFKEDKAEECVASHSQQTDINRQFELGSTIQQQQMEDPVVINDTSSEVTDDRCPDVPASHDGRVQELPISPPSNDRHRAEGFAPPPHPLPGVSFSWLTFNPALGHRRLTFIPKEHRVVTKTTSSACQNGRFDISQWMAEQEFSEGCHYWDVDTSASVGWAVGVSYPSIGRGDQLGRTANSWCLEWSRNKLCYWHDNIEEFIKHGCPSIIRLALDVTNGTLSFYSLSDSQTLLHCVEEGFTEPVRPVFWLFGLKVNNALSFPPCVS, encoded by the exons ATGGCGTTGCTACTTGAAGAACTTCTTACAGATATAGGAAAATGTCTCACATGTTCAATATGCTTTGACATTTTCACTGATCCAGTGACTTTAACTTGTGGCCACAGTTATTGTATGAAATGTTTAGAGGATTGTCTACGTGGACAAGCGAAGACGAAGAAGGATTGTCCCGATTGCAGAGGAAAAATTCGACCAGGTTTTAAACTGCATAAAAATGTTACACTTTGTAACATCGTGAATGTTCACTATGAACATAAACGTTTTGTATCCACTGAAGAATTTACAAATGCACATGAAATGGAAGCG GACTTCAAAGAGGATAAAGCTGAAGAATGTGTGGCCTCACACTCACAACAGACTGATATCAACAGACAATTTGAGCTGGGAAGTACTATTCAACAGCAACAG ATGGAGGACCCTGTTGTTATAAATGACACAAGCTCAGAAGTGACTGATGACAGGTGTCCTGATGTCCCAGCCTCCCATGATGGTCGTGTTCAGGAGTTACCCATCTCCCCTCCCTCAAATGACAGACACAGGGCTGAAG GCTTTGCCCCTCCACCCCATCCCCTGCCTGGGGTCAGCTTCTCCTGGCTCACCTTCAACCCAGCCCTAGGCCACAGGCGCCTGACCTTCATACCCAAAGAGCACAGAGTGGTGACCAAGACGACGTCCTCCGCATGCCAAAACGGCCGCTTTGACATCAGCCAGTGGATGGCGGAGCAGGAGTTCAGTGAAGGCTGCCACTATTGGGATGTAGATACGTCAGCGAGCGTGGGCTGGGCCGTCGGGGTTTCCTACCCCAGCATCGGCCGCGGAGATCAGCTGGGTCGCACAGCCAACTCCTGGTGCCTGGAGTGGAGCAGGAACAAGCTGTGCTACTGGCACGATAACATAGAGGAGTTTATCAAACATGGCTGCCCCAGTATCATTAGACTTGCTCTGGATGTGACGAATGGGACCTTGTCATTTTATAGCCTGTCTGACAGTCAGACTCTGCTGCATTGTGTGGAGGAGGGATTCACAGAGCCAGTGAGGCCAGTGTTCTGGCTGTTTGGGCTGAAGGTAAACAATGCTTTGTCCTTTCCTCCTTGCGTGTCATAA